The segment CGGGCCGAGATCCAGGAGCGCGGCTCCCAGCCGGCGTACCCCCTGCGTCAGCTCCGCGTGGTCGGCCGCGGCGGCGAACCCGATGCGCAGGTGGGCGGCCGGCGGCTCCGTGGCGAAGTAGCGGCTGCCGGCGCTCACGGCGACGCCACGCTGCCGGGCGGCGCTCGTGAGGACGGCGTCGTCCACGCCGGGCGGCAGACGGACCCACAGGTGCAGGCCCCCGGTCGGCAGCCCGGACAGGGTCGCGCCCGGGATCTCCTCGCCGACCGCGGCGGCCAGCACGGCGCACCGCTCGCGCAGCGCCGTACCGAGAGAGCGGACGTGCCGGTCCCAGGACGGGGAGCTGAGCACTTCCAGCGCGGCTTCCTGGAGCGGGCGCGTGACGAAGAAGTCGTCGACCAGGCGCACCGCCCGCATGCGCTCCATGACCGGCCCGCGGGCCACGAGTGCCCCGATCCGCAGGCTCGGTGCGGCGGGCTTGGTGAGTGAGGTGACGTGGACGACCGTGCCGTCGCGGTCATCGGCGACCAGCGGTCGCGGCACGGCGCCGCCGTGTCCCAGGTGCCGCGCGAAGTCGTCCTCGATCACGAACGCGCCCGAGGCGCGCGCCACATCGAGGATCTGACGGCGACGGTCGGGCGCCAGGACCGTGCCGGTCGGGTTCTGGAAGGTCGGCTGGCAGTACAGCAGCCGTGCGCCGGTCATCGCGAACGCGTCGGCCAGCAGGTCGGGCCGCAGTCCGTCGGCGTCGAGCGGGACCGGCACCGGCCGTAGTCCCGCGGCGCGGGCGGCGGTCAGGGCGCGCGGATAGGTGGGCGACTCCACCAGGACCGGGCTGCCGGGTCCGGCGATGGCCCGGAACGCGATCGACAGGGCGCTCTGTCCGCCGGCGGTGACCAGGACGTCCTGCGGTGCCACGCTGCCGCCGACGATGCGGGCGAACGCGGTGCGCAGCGCCGTCAGACCGCCGGCCGGGGCGCGGTCCCAGGCGTCCGGACGGCGTGCTGCCCGCGCCAGCGCCGCGCTCAGGGCCCGGGTGGGTTGGAGCGAGCGGTGCACGTAGCCGCCGTCCAGGGAAATCGTCCCGGCCGGTGGAGGTCCGAGCGGGTCGGCGATCAGGTGCGTGTCGACGGCGCGGTCCGTGAGGGCGACCGTCTGCCAGTCGGTGTTGGCGCCGGTGTCGGAGCCCTCGTCGCGGAGCCGGGTGCGCTGCGCGACGTACGTCCCGCTGCCCGGGCGGGTCACCACCGCCCCCTCCGCGGCCAGTGCGGCGATGGCCCGTGCCACGGTCGCGGGGCCGACCCGGTACTCCTTGATCAGCTCGCGGCTGCTCGGCAGTCGGTCGCCGGGCGAGAGCCGGGAGAGCAGTGTCCGAAGGCTGTCGGCCAACTCACCAGAAGTGCTACCGTCATTCATGAGAGAGAAGAATAGCGCTACTGGCCCTGGTTCAGAAGCACTTCAGCTGGACGTCGCCGCTCTGCGGGCCGACACCCCGGGGTGCCGGAAGGTCATCCACTTCAACAACGCGGGCTGCGGCCTGCTGGCCACCCCCGTACTCGACGTGATGGTCGGCCATCTGAACCTCGAAGCACGGATGGGCGGTTACGAGGCGTCGGCCGCCCGCGCCACCGAAGTGCGCGCGTTCTACACGGAGATCGCCGCCCTCATCAACACCACGCCCGACAACATCGCCTTCGCGGGCAGCGCCACGCATGCCTACGCCAACGCCCTGTCCTCGATCCCCTTCGAGGCCGACGACGTCATCCTCACGACCCGTGACGACTTCGTCTCCAACCAGATCGCCTTCCTGTCCCTGCGCAAGCGATTCGGCGTACGCATCGTCCACGCACCCGACACCCCCGACGGGGGCGTCGACGTGGAGGCGATGGCCGCCCTGATGCGCACCCACCGGCCCCGCCTGGTGTCCGCCACCCATGTCCCCACCAACTCGGGACTCGTCTCGCCGATCGCCGAGATCGGCCGGCACTGCCGGGAGCTGGACCTGCTCTACCTGGTGGACGCGTGCCAATCGGTGGGCCAGTTCGTCATCGACGTGGAGGAGATCGGCTGCGACCTCCTCACCGCCACCTGCCGCAAATTCCTCCGCGGCCCGCGCGGCTCCGGATTCCTGTACGTATCCGATCGCGTCCTGCGGGCGGACTACGAACCGCTGTTCATCGACATGCACGGCGCCCGCTGGACCGCGCCGGGCGCGTACGAGCCCGCCCCGACGGCGGCCCGGTTCGAGGAATGGGAGTTCCCCTACGCCACGGTGCTCGGCAGCGCCGCCGCGACGCGCTACGCCCGCGAGGTCGGCATCGAGGCCATCGAGCAGCGCACACCCGCGCTCGCGGCCCGGCTGCGCGACCGGCTCGCACTCGTCCCGGGGGTGCGGGTGCTCGACCGCGGTCCGCGACTGGCCGCGCTCGTCACCTTCGCGGTGGAGGGCTGGCAGCCCCAGCCGTTCAAAGCGGCCATGGACGCCCGCGGCATCAACTCGGCGCTCAGCTTCCGCGAGTTCGCGCAGTTCGACTTCGGGGACAAGGGCATCGAATGGTGTCTGCGCCTGTCTCCGCACTACTACAACACCGAGGAGGAGGTGGACCACGTCGCCGACGCGGTCGCCGACCTCGTCCGCCAGGCACCCGACCGCCGACGGGGACGGTGACGGCGCCGGTGACCGCCCTCCAGGCGCCCACCGCGGAGGCGACCCCGGAAAGCCTGTGGCGCAACGGCGACTTCCTCAGGTTCTGGCTCGGCGAGACGCTGTCCCTGCTGGGCACCCAGGTCACGAACCTGGCCCTGCCGCTGACCGCGATCACCGCGTTCGACGCCACCGACGAACAGGTCGGTGTCCTGCGGTTCCTGCAGCTCGTCCCGTACCTCGGGCTCGCCCTGATCTTCGGCGTGTGGGTGGACCGGGCCCGGCGGCGGCGGATCATGCTCGGTGCCAACCTCGTCCGGATGGTCCTGCTGGCCCTCGTGCCCGTCCTGTACTGGACGGACGCGCTCGGCATGGTCTCGCTGCTGCTGATCGCCTGTGCCGTCGGCGTCGCCTCGGTGCTGTTCGACGTGAGCTGGATGTCCTACGTGCCGACCCTGGTGCGCGGTCCCGAACGCTACGTCGAGGCCGGCGCGAAGATGGGGATGAGCTCGTCGGCGGCCGAGGTGGCGGGACCCGGGCTCGCCGGTGTCCTGGTCGGCGCCCTGACCGCACCCGTGGCGCTGATCGCGGACGCGTTCTCCTATCTGGCGTCCGTGGTTTCGCTGTTGCTCATCCGCACCCCCGAGCCGCGGCCCGAGCCCGCGACCGTGAAACGCCACGTGCCGACCGAACTCCGGGACGGTCTGCGCTGGGTGCTGGGGAATCCGGTCCTGCGGTCGCTCGCGCTCATCGGGTTCTGCTGCAACTTCTCGATGGTCACCGTGTGGACCATGTTCCTGCTGTACGGGACACGAGACGTGCACCTGGGATCGACGGCCCTCGGCGGTGTCCTGGCGACCGCCTCGGTGGGCGGTCTGATCGGCGCGGCGATCTCCCGCAGGGTGATCCGACGCTTCCGGCTCGGGCCGGTCTACCTCGTCGCGCAGTCGGCCCTTCTCCTCGGCCCCCTGCTGATCGTCCTGGCCACCGGCCCCCGGCCGGTGATGGTGGGGATGTTCGTCCTCTCCTTCTTCACCAGCTACCTCGGCCTCGGTGTCGCCGGCGTCGTCATCGTCAGCCTGCGCCAGGCCAGTACCCCGCAGTCGATGATGGGCCGGATGACGGCGGTCTTCCGCACCCTGCTGTTCGGCGGCGGCGCCCTCGGCGGCCTGTCCGCGGGCCTGCTGTCGGGCCGGCTCGGCGCCCACGGCGCGTTGACCGTCGCGGCGATCGGATCCGCCGGCGTGCTGATCGCGCTCGTTCTGTCACCCGTGAGCCGGCTCGCCGCCCTGCCGACGGAACCGCCGGCCGAGAGGAGGTCCTGATCCGCGTCCACCCGTCCTCCTGGGGACCCACGGAGGGTGCGGCGCGGTCGAACCGTTCGGGACGATGACGAAGGCCCAGGTCGCCGACCTGGGCCTTCGTGCAACAGCGGAGGACGGGAGTCGAACTCGCGCCAAAAGCCGGGGAATCTACGCGTCGGCCGTAGCGGGGTCGAAGGAGTCGGCGTCCTCCTGGGGTGTTGACGTGCCCTCTGACCTGCACGTATAGACTGTCAGGCGACGTGTGGCGAGGGCTCTGGCACGCCCATGTCGACCGCTGTCATCCGCCGCTGAGGGCACGGATGGGGCACGTTTCTGCCCGATGCCCTGCCGATGTCGGGCGCCCGGTCAGGTCCTCCCCGGTGCCGGCGGTTTCCGCGACTAGCCTCCGCATCATGCTGCGTATCGTCGACACCCGTACCGGCCATCTCGTGGAGATTCCCTCCGTACGCCGTCATCTGCTGAGCATCTGCGTCCACCTGTCGGCCGGCGACGTCGGGCTCGGCCTGGGGGACCTGCGGGCGCTCCTGGTCGGTGACGTACTGGCGCGCACAGTGGAGCTGCACGGCCTGCAGTCCCGCACGTTCCGGACCATGCCGGACCTGCCGGACATGCCGGACCTGCCGGACCTGCCGGACGAGCAGGCCGAGGCGCTTGACCGCTCCCTGTCCGCCCTTGGCATCCACCCGCCCGACACCGTCGGTGTTCACCATCCGAAGGGAACGCTCTGCGCCGCTGCCGACGTTCACGTCCACGCGTACGGGACCGCGGCACAGGACGCGGTCGGCGGGGTCCGTATCGACGTGGGCCAGGTCGGCCCGGCATCGGGGGAGAAGGGCGTCGCGGACCGTGCCCACCTCCCGTCCCCAGGGCTCCTGGGGGCCGTCGCCCCGGAGGGCGCCGATCCGCTGGCCATGAGGATGTTGATGCTCGGCCACGCCTACCGCACGCCGGTCTTCGTCACCGGTACTGCGCTCGAAGAGGCCCGGCGGACGCTGGAGGACTGGCGGCAGCTGGTGGCCGACTGGGCACAGGAGCCGTCCCGGCCGATGCCTGCCGATGTGCTGCGACACGCCCATGACGTGCTGGCTGATGATCTCGGCGTCCCCGCCGTCCTGGACGCGCTGCTCACCGTGGCGTCACGCGCGGACGTACCGGCCGGTGCCAAGTTCGAGACGTTCGCGTTTCTCGACCGCGTCCTCGGACTGGACCTCGCGCGCGAGGTGGGTCACCAGCACCGGGCAGCGACATGACGTCGGGAGGAGCGGGCCGACGGCAGTCCGGTTCAGCCGCGTTCTTCCTCCTCGGCTTCCATGCGGCGGATTCCCTGGTGGGTCAGGGAGACCATCGCGGGGGTGTTGCCCGGTTCCCAGTCGACGGTGATCAGGTCCTCGCCGGCGAGGTACGTGCATGCGGCGGCCAGGTCTTCCTCCGGGATGCGCAGGTCGTTGCGCAGCTTCCGCCCCGGGACTCCGAGGAGACGGTTGCCTTCGGTGGCTTCGTAGAGGGCGGTCAGGACTCGTTCGCGGTAGCCCTGTCGCTCGCGGAGTGTCGCCATGACCGAGTCCTTTCATGCGTGTGAGGAAGGCCGACGCTCCTCACACCTCGTCGACGTGGGTGCCGGCAAGAGAGGTCGGTCTGCTGGTGGCGAGCCAGGAGAGGGCGGGTTCCGCGCCGGATCCGGTGTCGACGGTGAGGTGGAGCCGGGTGCCGCCTTCGGGCACGGGGTAGCTGCGCTGTTCCGCCCCGGCGAAGGAGCAGCGGATCACTTGGGCGACCGCGCGGGCGGCTTCGGGGGTGGCGGCGACGATACGGATCTCGGCGTGACCGGCCGAGGGCAGGGTCGCGGTGTCGATGGGGTACTCGGTGGGGTACAAGGTGCGTGGTCCCTTCGGAGGGCGAGCGAGAAGCCGGCGGGTGGGTTGTCCCGGGTGTCGGGTGCCCCACCCGCGGCCTTCGGTCGGAGGAATGGTCAGGGGTGCTCACGGCCAGGTGCCCGTGATCCGGCGGTGGGCGGCTTGCTCCGTCGGTGTGCGGTGGCTGTGGCCGGGGGGTCGGCGAATGGCCGGGAAGGGGTCGCCGAAGTGGTGGGTGGCGATGCGTGCGTCGTGCTGGGCATTGAGCCGGTGGATCAGGCGGATGCCGAGCGCGATCATGAGGGCGATGACGGCGAGCGTGATCAGGGTTTCCATGGGGTCACCTCCGCGGCTTCCCGCGCAGCAGGATCATCCGTGCTCCGACGACCGGGTGTCGCAACGGTGCCGGGGCGGATCCGCCGTCGGTGTCCCAGGCGTCCTCGCTGCTGCGGGCGTCTCGCATACGGCGGCCGGTCGCGGCCTCGTCGGACATCAGGGCACCGGCGGCCAGGACGCTGCCGGGGACGGCGGCGGCGGTCATGAGCCGGGCGGCTGCGGCGGGTTCGGTGTCGGGTGGGATCACCAGCAGATCGCAGCGGCCGATGGTGTAGGAGAGCAGGATCAACTTGTCGGGATCCTGTTCGGTGAACCAGCCGACGTGCACGGTGTGCCCGGTGGCGGCGACCTTGTGCGGGACGACGGGCCAGCGGGTGGGGTTCACCGCGACGCGTGTGATGCGTCCGAAGCGCTCCTCCAGTGCGTCGACCAGAGGCGGAAGTTCGGCGGCCAGGTCACGCGAGCGAGGCCACCAGGCGCCGTCCAGGCGGCCGGCGAGGGTGGTCTTCGGCGTCAGCGAAAGGCGCGCCGAAAGCGTGGGTGCCAGGGTGGTGGTCATGACCGCGGACCCGTCTCCGGGCCGCCCTGCAGGGCGGCCCAGTGTCTTCATCGCCGGAAACGACGTCCGCGTGGGAGCGGGTGCTCGACTTACTCCCGGTACTTTCAGCGTACTCCGCCCAGCGGTCGGACGAGCCGCTCTGACCAGGCGATTTCCTGCCGGGCACGCCGTCCGGGCGATGGCCGCGGGCCTGTCCGCGGGCCGGTGACGTCACCCAGGCCGCCGAGATCCTCGTCGCCACGCATCCAGAACCGGTGACACCCCGCCCGGAGCAGGTGTGATCCGTACGGCGAAGCTCCTGCCGCCCCGCATCCCGCCTCACCGGCACCTCACGGCACGGCCCTCCGTCATCCACGCCACTCGACCAGGACCAGCGTGGCGTCGTCCGAAGTGGCGTTGCCCCGTGCCCGTTTGAGGGTGTGGGAGAGGTCCCGTACCACCGCGCGGACCTCTCGGTCCGCCCGCTCCAGTCGGTTCACCCAGTCGATCAGCTGTTCCTCGCCGAACTCCTCCTGTCCGCTCTCGTGTTCCTCGATCAACCCGTCGGTGAAGCAGAGGACGCGATCCCCCGGTTCGAGCGTCACTTCGCTGACCTGCGGCTGTGCTCCTCCGAAGCCGACGGGCAGGGTCGTGGGGCTGTCCAGGCGGCCTACGACGCGGTGCCCGCGGATCAGAAGGGGGGCGGGGTGCCCGGCGTTGACCCACTGGAGGCGGCCGGTGTTCGTGTCCAGCCTCATCATCTGCGCGGTCACGAAGTGGTCGGGTGCGAACTGCTCGGCCACGGCCCGGTCCATGAAGTGGTAGATCTCGGACAGTTCGATGCTGATCCGGCGGGCGTGCCGGTACGCGCCGATGGCCACGGTGGCCATCGTGGCCGCGTCCAGACCGTGACCCATGGCATCGATCATGGCGAGGTGGAAGGTGTCCCCGTTCAGGGCGTAGTCGAAGCTGTCGCCCGCCACGTCGTAAGCGGGCTCCAGAACGCCGGCGACGGTGACGCGCGGCGTCACCATCGACAGAGGCGGCAGCAGCGACCACTGGATCTCGGCGGCGACGCTCATCGGTTCGCTGCGACGGGTGCGGAAGAAGAGATCGGTGTGGCCGTTCTTGGTCTGCAACATGTCGGCGATCAGACCGGCGATCCTGCGCAGCAGGCGGCGGTCGTCGTCGTCGACGGCGTCCAGCGTGACGGCCAGGACGCCCGCCTGGTCGCCCCCGTCCAGCAACGGCAGCAGGACCCGTACGCCGTCGGCCAGCACGAGTTCGACCGGACGCGAGGTGAGGAAGCACCGGCCGGCCGCGGAGCCGTCGATGACCTGCGGTTCCCCGCCCACCAGCCCTTCGCCCGGCAGGGGGACCAGTCTCTGCTGCCCGTAGTCCTGGAGCAGGATCTGCGGATCCCGTCCCCTCAGCCGCGCCACCGTGTCGGCGAGCACCGGCCCGACCAGATGCGGTG is part of the Streptomyces sp. NBC_00250 genome and harbors:
- a CDS encoding MFS transporter, which gives rise to MTALQAPTAEATPESLWRNGDFLRFWLGETLSLLGTQVTNLALPLTAITAFDATDEQVGVLRFLQLVPYLGLALIFGVWVDRARRRRIMLGANLVRMVLLALVPVLYWTDALGMVSLLLIACAVGVASVLFDVSWMSYVPTLVRGPERYVEAGAKMGMSSSAAEVAGPGLAGVLVGALTAPVALIADAFSYLASVVSLLLIRTPEPRPEPATVKRHVPTELRDGLRWVLGNPVLRSLALIGFCCNFSMVTVWTMFLLYGTRDVHLGSTALGGVLATASVGGLIGAAISRRVIRRFRLGPVYLVAQSALLLGPLLIVLATGPRPVMVGMFVLSFFTSYLGLGVAGVVIVSLRQASTPQSMMGRMTAVFRTLLFGGGALGGLSAGLLSGRLGAHGALTVAAIGSAGVLIALVLSPVSRLAALPTEPPAERRS
- a CDS encoding DUF5994 family protein — its product is MTTTLAPTLSARLSLTPKTTLAGRLDGAWWPRSRDLAAELPPLVDALEERFGRITRVAVNPTRWPVVPHKVAATGHTVHVGWFTEQDPDKLILLSYTIGRCDLLVIPPDTEPAAAARLMTAAAVPGSVLAAGALMSDEAATGRRMRDARSSEDAWDTDGGSAPAPLRHPVVGARMILLRGKPRR
- a CDS encoding aminotransferase-like domain-containing protein — protein: MNDGSTSGELADSLRTLLSRLSPGDRLPSSRELIKEYRVGPATVARAIAALAAEGAVVTRPGSGTYVAQRTRLRDEGSDTGANTDWQTVALTDRAVDTHLIADPLGPPPAGTISLDGGYVHRSLQPTRALSAALARAARRPDAWDRAPAGGLTALRTAFARIVGGSVAPQDVLVTAGGQSALSIAFRAIAGPGSPVLVESPTYPRALTAARAAGLRPVPVPLDADGLRPDLLADAFAMTGARLLYCQPTFQNPTGTVLAPDRRRQILDVARASGAFVIEDDFARHLGHGGAVPRPLVADDRDGTVVHVTSLTKPAAPSLRIGALVARGPVMERMRAVRLVDDFFVTRPLQEAALEVLSSPSWDRHVRSLGTALRERCAVLAAAVGEEIPGATLSGLPTGGLHLWVRLPPGVDDAVLTSAARQRGVAVSAGSRYFATEPPAAHLRIGFAAAADHAELTQGVRRLGAALLDLGPKREE
- a CDS encoding aminotransferase class V-fold PLP-dependent enzyme gives rise to the protein MREKNSATGPGSEALQLDVAALRADTPGCRKVIHFNNAGCGLLATPVLDVMVGHLNLEARMGGYEASAARATEVRAFYTEIAALINTTPDNIAFAGSATHAYANALSSIPFEADDVILTTRDDFVSNQIAFLSLRKRFGVRIVHAPDTPDGGVDVEAMAALMRTHRPRLVSATHVPTNSGLVSPIAEIGRHCRELDLLYLVDACQSVGQFVIDVEEIGCDLLTATCRKFLRGPRGSGFLYVSDRVLRADYEPLFIDMHGARWTAPGAYEPAPTAARFEEWEFPYATVLGSAAATRYAREVGIEAIEQRTPALAARLRDRLALVPGVRVLDRGPRLAALVTFAVEGWQPQPFKAAMDARGINSALSFREFAQFDFGDKGIEWCLRLSPHYYNTEEEVDHVADAVADLVRQAPDRRRGR
- a CDS encoding PP2C family protein-serine/threonine phosphatase, which gives rise to MTVGSAGDPDRSESFGEGLLGGLLDRAHELPPHLVGPVLADTVARLRGRDPQILLQDYGQQRLVPLPGEGLVGGEPQVIDGSAAGRCFLTSRPVELVLADGVRVLLPLLDGGDQAGVLAVTLDAVDDDDRRLLRRIAGLIADMLQTKNGHTDLFFRTRRSEPMSVAAEIQWSLLPPLSMVTPRVTVAGVLEPAYDVAGDSFDYALNGDTFHLAMIDAMGHGLDAATMATVAIGAYRHARRISIELSEIYHFMDRAVAEQFAPDHFVTAQMMRLDTNTGRLQWVNAGHPAPLLIRGHRVVGRLDSPTTLPVGFGGAQPQVSEVTLEPGDRVLCFTDGLIEEHESGQEEFGEEQLIDWVNRLERADREVRAVVRDLSHTLKRARGNATSDDATLVLVEWRG